GTAGGGGACCGATTTTTCAAACTCCAATGGTTTAGAAACTAGTCAAAAAGGCCTAAACGTAGGATATCTTCAATAAGAGAGATGAACTTTCACAAAGCGAGGTCTATCACTTATTTTGACATAGAAACAATTGAAAGTGTGGTAAACACGTACGAAACCTAAGGCAAAGCCTAGAAATTCAAAGTAACTAGGGAATTAATCATTCTGTATTCTGAAAATTATTTTACCCCTTAACTTTAAATCATCAACTCATATCCCAAAGCATTCAACATGCTGCCATTGAAAAAGGCCCAATTCTCATATTGAAGGAAACCGTAACAAAGGTAAAAATCACTCATGGACAAAAAAACAGTTAATGACCTGTCAAAATAGAGCTCAAGAATGTGTTAGCTTTAGTCCACTTCCTCATCCGACCAGCTGCTCTGTTCTTGAAGGAAGTTGGGCCGAGATGGAAACAATCGTTGCATTGGTACATGAATCAAGCAACCTTGAGCCGGTGCCATGTTATAGTTGGCTACCAGAGACAAATCACCGCTCCCATGTGAGCTCAAGACCTCCAAACCACTTAAAACATACCCATTGTCGCCATAGTAAGAAGAGCCGTCTGTCGGAGACTTGGTGTGATTACTATGAGAACTAGCTGGACTGTGTTCCACGTGGATGGGATTGAACTTTGAATGATGGCTCTGTGGATAAGGATCTTCCTCTTCGGTTGAGTGGTTGGAGTTGGAGTGAGATTCATTTCCACCTTGCTCATCTCCACCGTCCTCCGAAGAGCTCTCGTTCTTCAGCAAGATTTTTCGAACTTTCTATAAACTCAACATGGCCACTCATTAAACAACTAATCTGCTGTTGAGTTCCCTTCTATGGGTCACCTTGGTGGTTCCATGACATTTGAAGGCGAATCGAAGTTCCTCCCTAATCTCTGAAAACCAAGAGGTGCCCAACTCATCCGAAGAATACTTTGCTCCCACTAGAAGCTCCACAAATGCTTGGACCCTGCAATGGTTTTTTGGAGTAAGGAATCAGAGTGAGAACGATTATGCACGTCATTGCTTACGTAGCTATCAAACAGCCAACAACAGTGACAATGAAGACTCCGGCACAATTTGGAAGGCCCAATTCGGCAACACTGCCTTCACCACCACCTCCGTCAACACACGCTCCGCCTCCTCGCTTCTGCTTCcaccattttgttttcaagttgtgAAGGACTCCCCCTTCTTGGAGCTCCAAAATCGCGGAATCAATCAATGATTTATACGGGGATCCATGTTTCATTGGAATTCCGTAGCCCTAAAAAGCATCTCGGTGAACTTATGTTACTTAAGTAGAACACGGgcgattttttttaccttatTGTCCAAATTTCCGCCTATTTGAGTGAGCTTGCAATTTCGTTCAATGATATATTGAATGGAGGCACTTTCCATCAAGTAAGCGTACTTTCCATCAGTGTCTTCTACTTTCTGCAGTCCTTCTCCATTAGACGTCACCATGACCTCAGATCGGTGCACTAAACGAATTTAAAGATGTGACATAACAACTCTCCATTTCATggcatcatttgcatcttaCAGTCCATGAATTTCCACATGGTTTTGAATGGCTCAAGTTCAGCGTTGCGGAAGAAACTCTCCGTAGAGCCTCCCTCAAGCACGCCGTACTTGATTTCGGTCTGCCCAGCTAAATCTTCAGCCGAGTCAATTGGTTTTTCCAATGTCTCGACAGTCTGCAAGGCAAATATACCAAAACTGACATCATCCGAAGAATTAAAGAAACACTCGTATCCCGAACCAAAAAAGCGGCTAAATTGGCCGTGTAAGATGCCACCATGATCATAGCAAAGAAGAACCACATGCCTCCTAAGAGTCGTGTGGAAATGGCGATGGGTGCCACATCACAGCCTTGCTGAAGGAAAGTGCCAATGGTGAACCAAAAAGAGTTGGCCATTGAGAATTGGTTCTCCAGCTCTTCAGGCTCTTCAATGCAAGGCAACGGGTTATTCCATTCTTGGGGGCAAAACTGGGCCAGAATATAGAGGACCACGGACACCAAAACATAGCCTAGAAAGTTGAGTGAAGTTGAAATCAAGCATGATTCAAGCCTTCGATTATGGAAGGTTCTTACTAAGCCCAGTGTAAATCCACACTTCGGTCGTGAATGGagacaagaaagaaaggaaacttGGGGGAGCTCTTCTTGGTTTGATGAAGATAATGGAGATCCCTGAAAGCAAcgtctgtttttgtttttttttcacgttaAACCAGCAAAAGAGTACTCATTCGGCAGGTAATTGGGGCCTTACATGTACCATTCGACCTAAAGCCAGTACATTGGAAAACTGAAACTAAAGAACCTAAAGTTATTCTTCCGTTTTAACAGAGCTTTGTATGACCTCCAGACTCCATTCTCTTTGAGGAATCGTTGTTTCTTAATCAATATGATCGCACGTTATAATAAGATAATAACTTATTTtgaaaaggtcgaaaaataccacaatgctgtttgcttagacaagcaagtaaaatgaaataaatgtcaaaattcaatgcatgcactgcgcggtttggctgggcatgtttgTTGTCTTTGCTTTTACTCCAtagaataacgtcagttgttcatgaacacgttcacttgacatgccctattgctACTGACAATTTTACACATTAGCTGTGTCCACACAAACTCTTTCGCAAGTTACACATTGGAAGGCTGAACTTTAATCTCAATTTCGCccaatattttgtcaaaattgccCTTTTAAACGAGCCGCTTTGCAAGAATCAGGCCCATTGAACGGCAGATGGCGATAGTTTCTTAAACTGATGACGCGAGGGTTGAAAACGTTAAGCTAAGGCTTAAAAAGTCCAAACAGGCCAAAACTATTAGCCCATTTGGCActctgttcaatttgcttcttgATAACAACATTTGTACATATCGTATGAATAGTAGTCTAGGTTGTCCGTTCCTTGTGAAGAATTTCCGATCTGTTGATGCTCTTTGCTCCTTTCAGATCCAATACTCTCGCTATTACCTGGTGGTTCTTCTGCCTCAATTCCTACCCTCTCTCCCTTCGTTATCCGCCCAGATACTGTGTCTATCCCACGCCTTCATCCGCCGCAAAGTTTTCACTGgatttgttccttttcctgCATCACACCACATGTCCAACTCTAAGTTGTCATTACTATGAATTATGAATCTTCCTATCTTGAGTGGCGGATCAGATAAATGGCACCGTCTTCCTCCTTCCACATGTAGGTTATTGATTATAGATTATTTAGACTATGATGGTGAGAATATGGATAAAAAGAGGTTTCTTCATGCAGtagaaaaaacatttttcacaccTGATTACAATCAAACTTCCTGATACTAGCCTCAAATAGTAGAGGCTTGTTGCGGAACAGAACTTGGAGATTTGTCTTACCCAGATTCATCCATGGCATACTGAAGTCCACAGCTTGGGCCCGAACTGAGGTCACAGAAAGATCTGCCACTGCAAAATCAGCTCCTCCATTCTCTGCTCCAATGAGAACCTCTTGGATCATTCCATCCCAATTTCCATGCTCGTCCACACTTCCATAACGTCCATCATCCACCAGTTTGAACGTTACGTTAAATCGCAACACCTTGGCAATTTCAGACATCAAGTCAATGGCAAAACCTTCAAAGCGGTCGTTCCCCACCAATTTCCTTGTCTTGAGCAGATATACAAATCTTTAATTTTTTCTGAGGAATGTGCTTTAAGTTGTTAGGTACTTGATCTACCTCTTCTTTTAGCATCGTGTAAGGTGGATTCTGGATTAGAGTCACCACAAACGTCTTGTTGGCCATGATATTGGAAGGGTTGAAGATAGCCGCGATTTCAGCCACACGAGACATATTCAAACCTAACGGAGCGCTCCAAGTGCCTGCAAAATCAATCATATATCATTTGTACTGTTACTCATTTGGATATAGGCAAGATTAGAGACGAGTTTTTTCTAATTCAACCATCGATCTACTTTTGCTTAAACCGATCGCAGAGCCAATATTGGTGGGCAGtttgtgtcaaaaacttgcgtAAGATTCACAAAACCTCACATACTGCTTTGTTTCTCCTCCTTGGCTCTTTCCCTCGCCAATATTTTAcgtcaagaaaaacaaaaaggggTCGTGGGAAACATTATTTCGTCTCAAGAGTAGGCCTCGACGACCGACATTTGGTTGAATAAGATGTACCAACCATAGGCCTTGATAGAAATTATCAAAGGAAGCTGCTTTAATTTTCCTGCCAGTGAACAGGGACAAAAAGAATACAGGAACCACGTTTTGACAAATACGATCATGTGTAGTTTGACTATTGTTTAGCTTACAGGTCCAAGTGAttatattttctggtcaaGTGagtgctcaaatgccaagacatctagatatgtttttctttgtcaaagagacaaaagaaacaacttttgtgcaaaacacatgtttaaaagtagctcagataagtgtgtaagataacttaaagcccattaaaatgcatcattgtcaaaaacgtagtcaatcagtattaaacaaactcttagttatgtattgacgtaaaatttcaaaaacttctaTTAAgaacatgcttagttattacaactttcACGTTTCACGCCTTAAAAGATAGAAAAACGGCCTTATggtgtttccagttattcccaaggaatatgaatttctttttcaatgacacgaaaAGAAttaatatttctccattttatttaagatttctttaaaagctaaaagtagcaaaaaatgtcgcttaaaacttgcaaaagatgcaaaatttcctttcattttactgaagtgccaaaagctacactatcctatgaagttttttaaatatttgaacgataaatgagacaattcaattttcaaatttgtcacttctTGCAATAAATAATTTCTACGCACTAGAGATGTATTTATTATGTGttaattgaattttgtcaaagttcaagattaggCTTGATTAGAGTTGCGATTGATGAGTATGGCATCACagttgtgaaatattgaccttaagtaagttttaagctaTATTGCATACTATATTCTGGATTTTCTACTTGcttcagaaaattgaaatatttcatttataatcaggcatagaaaaagcttattatatttcttggcaattgctttaagatataaccggagcaatttgtggtcaaatttgatgcaaatgcaatctttgaaaacaatatATCGTttcgtttgctccatggatttgagtaaaattctagttggaaacgcaactagGGTTACACCCAATGTCTAGTGATTacgtttttggaaatgttatctctttttaggttttaagtggattaatattttaatatgagctagaatccaagattatttttataaaagttgtttcttttgtttcaataacaaggaaaatCGTTATCCGAAATCTTGGtacttgcaaaaaaactttatcagtattgtgagtaacaccgtgcaATGTAACATGCAAACCAAACATTGTTTTAAGTTTACATGACTTGTAACATAGATAATTGTTAAAGGTCCTAAAAACGGCAACATCGAGCCCTTTTTGTACATCCTTAAGCGTCATTTAAAAATATCCTCGAGAT
This Tigriopus californicus strain San Diego chromosome 12, Tcal_SD_v2.1, whole genome shotgun sequence DNA region includes the following protein-coding sequences:
- the LOC131891955 gene encoding glutamate receptor ionotropic, kainate 2-like isoform X2, whose translation is MKGITLLLVMALVTQPLPKVASNLPPQIRIAAIFDENQDEKHELAFKYGVERVNKDPSILPGKRLIPQVIKVPSGNSFIAEMETCKLLPQGVAAIFGPQSQASADHIRSIVDSVEIPFIDTRWNYQPSARKMGQQQAEYSINLHPDVEALGQAYVDLIERYDWDTITILYENNDSMARLKKIFDRTAEEINGNSFRIITKKLIHHEIKGYREILREVYASKATNIILDCERESIPEILKQAQQVGLVSEEYFYLVTSLDAHTINMEDFKHGGTNFTAFRLVDANEPEVQNVISSIVKSEINRGRIIEFQDGNLDTDTALIYDGVMLFALALHELSRIQNIDIVPLDCNGKMSWDHGSSMINYMKLGEFTGLSDKVSFDTEGLRTDFSLDVLELQETGLETIGTWSAPLGLNMSRVAEIAAIFNPSNIMANKTFVVTLIQNPPYTMLKEETRKLVGNDRFEGFAIDLMSEIAKVLRFNVTFKLVDDGRYGSVDEHGNWDGMIQEVLIGAENGGADFAVADLSVTSVRAQAVDFSMPWMNLGISIIFIKPRRAPPSFLSFLSPFTTEVWIYTGLSYVLVSVVLYILAQFCPQEWNNPLPCIEEPEELENQFSMANSFWFTIGTFLQQGCDVAPIAISTRLLGGMWFFFAMIMVASYTANLAAFLTVETLEKPIDSAEDLAGQTEIKYGVLEGGSTESFFRNAELEPFKTMWKFMDLHRSEVMVTSNGEGLQKVEDTDGKYAYLMESASIQYIIERNCKLTQIGGNLDNKGYGIPMKHGSPYKSLIDSAILELQEGGVLHNLKTKWWKQKRGGGACVDGGGGEGSVAELGLPNCAGVFIVTVVGCLIATVQAFVELLVGAKYSSDELGTSWFSEIREELRFAFKCHGTTKKVRKILLKNESSSEDGGDEQGGNESHSNSNHSTEEEDPYPQSHHSKFNPIHVEHSPASSHSNHTKSPTDGSSYYGDNGMKSLSSGQRSPSNHYGRTGGNPFESDH
- the LOC131891955 gene encoding glutamate receptor ionotropic, kainate 2-like isoform X1, encoding MKGITLLLVMALVTQPLPKVASNLPPQIRIAAIFDENQDEKHELAFKYGVERVNKDPSILPGKRLIPQVIKVPSGNSFIAEMETCKLLPQGVAAIFGPQSQASADHIRSIVDSVEIPFIDTRWNYQPSARKMGQQQAEYSINLHPDVEALGQAYVDLIERYDWDTITILYENNDSMARLKKIFDRTAEEINGNSFRIITKKLIHHEIKGYREILREVYASKATNIILDCERESIPEILKQAQQVGLVSEEYFYLVTSLDAHTINMEDFKHGGTNFTAFRLVDANEPEVQNVISSIVKSEINRGRIIEFQDGNLDTDTALIYDGVMLFALALHELSRIQNIDIVPLDCNGKMSWDHGSSMINYMKLGEFTGLSDKVSFDTEGLRTDFSLDVLELQETGLETIGTWSAPLGLNMSRVAEIAAIFNPSNIMANKTFVVTLIQNPPYTMLKEETRKLVGNDRFEGFAIDLMSEIAKVLRFNVTFKLVDDGRYGSVDEHGNWDGMIQEVLIGAENGGADFAVADLSVTSVRAQAVDFSMPWMNLGISIIFIKPRRAPPSFLSFLSPFTTEVWIYTGLSYVLVSVVLYILAQFCPQEWNNPLPCIEEPEELENQFSMANSFWFTIGTFLQQGCDVAPIAISTRLLGGMWFFFAMIMVASYTANLAAFLTVETLEKPIDSAEDLAGQTEIKYGVLEGGSTESFFRNAELEPFKTMWKFMDLHRSEVMVTSNGEGLQKVEDTDGKYAYLMESASIQYIIERNCKLTQIGGNLDNKGYGIPMKHGSPYKSLIDSAILELQEGGVLHNLKTKWWKQKRGGGACVDGGGGEGSVAELGLPNCAGVFIVTVVGCLIATVQAFVELLVGAKYSSDELGTSWFSEIREELRFAFKCHGTTKKVRKILLKNESSSEDGGDEQGGNESHSNSNHSTEEEDPYPQSHHSKFNPIHVEHSPASSHSNHTKSPTDGSSYYGDNGVNDSRMKSLSSGQRSPSNHYGRTGGNPFESDH